In a single window of the Luteibacter rhizovicinus DSM 16549 genome:
- a CDS encoding GlxA family transcriptional regulator: MLRDPTHYANDTDRPFFGHAQAHAMHRVGYFLPENYQVMAMGTQSVFEIANIVAREQVYQVIDYSLAGGPVRSSLGTAVLTEKATETTLADTWMICGVVSPLSAPHSQAEMDFIQAAARSSRRLAGLCTGAFALGDAGLLDGRRATTHWAFADALRARYPRAQVEEDRIFIVDGEIWTSAGLTAAMDLSLAMVEKDLGHKIASSVAHALVMHYRRAGGQSQHSEMLHLGAKSNRIQSALDYARKNLAQPITVDDLARAVHLSPRQFSRVFQSETGHSPRKAIEQMRLEEARNMIERGRHSLEIVARETGFRDRKHLREVFVRGYGITPQVLRRERRAPTRRTGSVESADRKTQV, translated from the coding sequence ATGCTGCGCGACCCGACCCATTACGCCAATGACACAGACCGCCCTTTTTTCGGACACGCCCAGGCACACGCGATGCACAGAGTTGGATATTTCCTGCCGGAGAACTACCAGGTCATGGCGATGGGAACGCAGTCCGTGTTCGAAATCGCCAACATCGTCGCGCGCGAGCAGGTCTACCAGGTCATCGACTACTCGCTTGCCGGAGGCCCTGTCCGCTCCTCCCTGGGCACCGCGGTTCTTACTGAAAAGGCGACCGAAACGACTCTTGCCGACACGTGGATGATTTGTGGCGTGGTCAGTCCCCTTTCGGCCCCGCACTCGCAAGCCGAGATGGACTTCATCCAGGCCGCCGCGCGAAGCTCCAGGCGGCTCGCCGGGCTCTGTACGGGCGCATTTGCCCTGGGCGACGCCGGATTGCTTGATGGACGAAGGGCGACGACCCACTGGGCCTTTGCCGACGCCCTCCGGGCGCGATATCCGCGCGCACAGGTTGAAGAAGACCGTATTTTCATCGTTGACGGGGAAATCTGGACGTCAGCGGGACTGACGGCGGCGATGGATCTCTCCTTGGCCATGGTCGAGAAAGACCTGGGCCACAAGATCGCAAGCTCGGTCGCCCACGCCCTGGTCATGCACTACCGACGCGCCGGTGGACAGTCACAGCACTCGGAGATGCTCCATCTCGGAGCGAAGTCGAACCGCATCCAGTCCGCTCTCGACTATGCGCGCAAGAACCTCGCCCAGCCGATCACCGTCGACGATCTCGCCCGCGCCGTCCACCTCAGCCCCCGGCAGTTCAGCCGCGTTTTCCAGTCGGAAACGGGACACTCCCCGCGAAAGGCCATCGAGCAGATGCGGCTCGAGGAAGCGCGCAACATGATCGAACGCGGGCGACATTCGCTTGAAATCGTCGCCAGGGAAACGGGCTTTCGGGACCGCAAGCACCTTCGTGAGGTCTTCGTCCGCGGCTACGGCATCACGCCACAGGTCCTCCGGCGCGAGCGGCGTGCGCCAACGAGGCGAACGGGTTCTGTCGAGAGCGCTGACCGCAAGACCCAGGTCTAA
- a CDS encoding DUF692 domain-containing protein has product MGEILTAPRELGFFEIHAENYMGAGGVPHRQLAAIRAEYPLSVHGVGLSLGSAGPLDEAHLARLVAVVERYEPVLVSEHLAWSTHNSRFLNDLLPVPYTIEALRRVAEHVDHVQNALGRTIALENPSTYLSFAESAFAETDFISEVVRRTGCALLLDVNNVHVRCVNGHTSALAYLDSFPIGHVAEIHLAGHASNVEAGTDTLLIDSHDRPVSEAVWALYAHVIRSTGPIPTVIERDADIPSWSTLRDEALRAQATTAALSAGDTHEVAC; this is encoded by the coding sequence GTGGGCGAGATTCTCACGGCGCCGCGCGAGCTCGGCTTTTTCGAGATCCACGCCGAAAACTACATGGGTGCGGGAGGCGTACCGCATCGTCAGCTCGCGGCTATCCGCGCCGAGTACCCGCTTTCCGTCCACGGGGTCGGCTTGTCGCTCGGTAGCGCCGGTCCTCTCGACGAGGCTCACCTGGCACGTCTCGTTGCCGTCGTCGAACGGTACGAGCCGGTACTGGTATCCGAGCACTTGGCATGGTCGACGCATAACTCGCGTTTCCTCAACGACCTCCTGCCAGTGCCATATACGATCGAAGCATTGCGTCGCGTGGCCGAACATGTTGATCATGTCCAGAACGCACTCGGGCGGACCATCGCACTGGAGAATCCTTCCACCTACCTCTCTTTCGCAGAGAGCGCTTTCGCAGAAACGGACTTCATTTCGGAGGTGGTACGCCGTACCGGCTGCGCGCTGCTGTTGGACGTCAATAACGTCCACGTTCGTTGTGTCAACGGACATACCAGCGCGCTGGCTTACCTGGATTCGTTCCCAATCGGTCACGTCGCTGAGATTCACTTGGCGGGTCATGCCTCCAACGTTGAAGCTGGTACCGACACGTTGCTCATTGACTCCCACGACCGGCCGGTTTCAGAAGCCGTGTGGGCTTTGTACGCGCACGTCATCCGCTCGACGGGTCCTATACCAACCGTCATTGAGCGCGACGCCGACATTCCAAGCTGGTCCACCCTTCGAGATGAGGCGCTGCGCGCGCAGGCTACGACGGCAGCACTTTCGGCAGGAGACACCCATGAAGTCGCTTGCTGA
- a CDS encoding energy transducer TonB: MQMPAPECRKQDGLPFRSPSLIPHTGRQLGKPEMIHALLAILLLGDPIPHSPDCGAELHIAEIARTQLSVKKAVPVETLSGEFPTKHGTYECVRVSFLLTPWGSMYYLRFHESTGNFVFEMAARRAIEKYEFKGSVLGVFDTKTLILKGIYNKRSPDWDVYCATHHCIDGPENRRPP, from the coding sequence ATGCAAATGCCGGCTCCTGAGTGCCGAAAGCAAGATGGGTTACCATTCCGTTCGCCAAGCTTAATCCCGCACACCGGCCGGCAATTAGGGAAGCCTGAGATGATTCATGCCTTGCTCGCGATTTTGCTTCTAGGCGACCCGATTCCTCACTCGCCTGATTGTGGCGCCGAGTTGCACATCGCAGAAATCGCGCGGACTCAGCTCAGCGTAAAGAAAGCGGTTCCTGTCGAAACGCTGTCTGGCGAGTTTCCAACGAAGCATGGCACCTACGAATGCGTCAGGGTTTCGTTCTTACTGACTCCGTGGGGATCGATGTACTACTTGCGATTCCACGAGTCGACCGGAAACTTTGTGTTCGAGATGGCTGCCAGACGCGCCATTGAGAAGTATGAGTTCAAAGGATCCGTACTGGGCGTTTTCGACACGAAAACCCTGATTCTCAAAGGCATCTACAACAAAAGATCGCCTGACTGGGACGTTTATTGTGCGACCCACCATTGTATTGATGGACCGGAAAATCGCCGTCCGCCGTGA
- a CDS encoding DUF2282 domain-containing protein — protein MSNKKSAFVFGALLVAAVAGPSMAAEKQLTQADREALKAEHTALVKAGKVEPCFGAALKGKNDCYAGAGTTCAGTSTKDYQGNAFKLVPTGTCVSINTPDGPGSLTPKA, from the coding sequence ATGTCCAATAAAAAGTCGGCTTTTGTGTTCGGTGCCCTGCTTGTCGCAGCCGTTGCCGGTCCGTCCATGGCCGCGGAAAAGCAGCTCACCCAGGCTGACCGCGAGGCCCTGAAGGCCGAGCACACCGCGCTGGTCAAGGCAGGCAAGGTTGAGCCGTGTTTCGGCGCCGCGCTCAAGGGCAAGAATGACTGCTACGCGGGCGCAGGTACCACGTGCGCCGGCACCAGCACGAAGGACTACCAGGGCAACGCGTTCAAACTCGTGCCGACGGGCACTTGCGTGTCGATCAACACTCCCGACGGCCCCGGCAGTCTGACGCCGAAGGCCTAA
- a CDS encoding DoxX family protein, whose protein sequence is MTGNRGRTCRLSTVDGLMLGLARLGRIFASPFLRVALALPFLRSGLTRWDPFPDLSLGTQFLFAYQFKLHLFGRVLDMPAPTLLAYATAVAEIILPVLLLVGLGTRVAALMLLVMTAFIQLVAPDGWANFHLYWASMALALVALGGGRLSLDNLIDHVRRQRPVSAQRT, encoded by the coding sequence GTGACCGGAAATCGTGGGCGGACGTGCCGCCTTTCCACCGTAGACGGCCTGATGCTTGGGCTCGCGCGACTCGGGCGTATCTTCGCTTCACCGTTCCTGCGCGTGGCCCTCGCCTTGCCGTTCCTGCGCTCGGGCCTGACGCGTTGGGATCCCTTTCCCGACCTCTCACTCGGAACACAGTTTCTCTTTGCGTATCAGTTCAAACTGCATCTGTTCGGGCGCGTACTCGATATGCCTGCACCCACCTTGCTCGCGTACGCCACGGCCGTCGCAGAAATCATCCTCCCCGTACTGCTCCTGGTCGGGCTTGGTACGCGGGTGGCTGCCCTGATGTTGCTTGTCATGACCGCCTTCATCCAGCTCGTCGCGCCCGATGGGTGGGCAAACTTTCATCTTTATTGGGCATCGATGGCCCTTGCGCTTGTTGCCCTCGGGGGAGGGCGGTTGTCTCTGGACAACCTGATTGACCACGTGCGTCGCCAGCGCCCTGTATCGGCGCAGCGGACATGA
- a CDS encoding DNA-binding domain-containing protein, with product MKSLAERQDGFAQAVVGLAQCPDGLEVPPGVDASGRFDVYRNNVAVGLIEALRTTFPVVERLVGTDFFRAMARSYAREDLPRSPVLLEYGEGFPAYIAAFEPAAELAYLPDVAVLEWHWVRAYHAMDAEPLTLRALHRFVAERIPELRLDLHPSASILSFASPALSIWSRHQNEETPSMADLTYASEAVLIWRDDVYVRVLSLEPGELRFLRAVRDGQSVGGAAAFTYADVPAARLSELIRTLFEGSLFTGARMEGST from the coding sequence ATGAAGTCGCTTGCTGAACGACAGGACGGTTTTGCCCAGGCCGTCGTTGGGCTTGCGCAGTGTCCCGACGGGCTTGAAGTGCCGCCGGGCGTCGACGCTAGCGGGCGCTTTGACGTGTACCGGAACAATGTTGCGGTGGGCCTGATTGAGGCCCTGCGCACGACGTTTCCCGTCGTCGAAAGGCTCGTCGGAACGGACTTCTTCCGCGCTATGGCGCGGTCGTACGCGCGGGAGGATCTTCCAAGAAGCCCTGTGCTCCTCGAGTACGGCGAAGGGTTCCCCGCCTACATTGCGGCCTTTGAGCCAGCAGCTGAACTGGCGTATCTCCCGGATGTCGCTGTGCTGGAGTGGCACTGGGTGCGCGCCTACCACGCGATGGACGCTGAGCCGTTGACATTGCGTGCGCTCCACCGGTTCGTGGCCGAGCGGATACCCGAGCTGAGGCTTGACCTTCATCCGTCGGCCAGCATTCTCTCTTTTGCAAGTCCGGCGCTGTCAATTTGGAGCCGGCACCAGAATGAGGAGACGCCTTCCATGGCAGACCTTACTTATGCGTCGGAGGCAGTCCTCATATGGCGAGACGACGTTTACGTTCGCGTCCTTTCGCTCGAACCCGGCGAACTTAGATTTCTGCGGGCAGTTCGCGACGGCCAGTCAGTCGGGGGTGCGGCGGCATTCACTTACGCAGACGTACCAGCAGCCCGCTTGTCCGAGCTCATCCGGACGCTTTTCGAAGGAAGTCTGTTTACCGGTGCCCGAATGGAGGGTTCAACGTGA
- a CDS encoding helix-turn-helix domain-containing protein: MSVTLPNIVAVGYRVDRVSVKAVHVTGDALSRVADFLDRRQGIIEVRFKLLDGDSAVPFFLAYAERQGLRPDLGYVVRPDTEAADGTGLAPPNPIVSKLCSVLSRLSALSDFPSALFAEVALALRAAHGTAHAPLVGVRERGLATLKSEMATRFITENLVSEFDPKALADACGMTPRELSRAFRVTHGLSPLNWRRWQRIERAKGLLADTSWPLGDIAAACGFSGLVQFVRTFTSFEGISPLAWRRTVPVSAPADRPRAVPLRSAPCLPAAVARGCCPE, encoded by the coding sequence ATGAGCGTGACCCTGCCGAACATTGTTGCGGTTGGCTATCGTGTCGACCGGGTCTCCGTAAAAGCCGTTCATGTCACTGGCGATGCGCTTTCGCGTGTCGCCGATTTCCTCGATCGTCGTCAAGGGATCATTGAGGTTCGATTTAAGCTACTGGACGGTGACTCGGCGGTGCCCTTTTTTCTCGCCTATGCTGAGAGACAGGGCTTGCGGCCCGACCTCGGCTACGTCGTTCGTCCGGACACTGAGGCAGCGGACGGCACGGGCCTGGCGCCACCCAATCCTATTGTGTCGAAACTCTGCTCGGTCCTTTCGCGCCTGAGCGCGCTGTCGGATTTTCCGTCGGCGCTGTTTGCTGAGGTTGCGCTCGCGCTGCGTGCCGCCCACGGAACTGCCCATGCGCCGCTCGTTGGGGTTCGCGAGCGCGGTCTGGCGACATTGAAAAGCGAGATGGCGACGCGCTTTATCACTGAAAACCTTGTCTCCGAATTTGATCCGAAGGCACTGGCCGACGCATGTGGCATGACGCCGCGCGAATTGTCTCGTGCGTTTCGGGTCACCCACGGCCTGAGCCCGCTCAACTGGCGAAGGTGGCAACGAATCGAACGCGCCAAGGGCCTTCTCGCTGACACATCGTGGCCACTGGGAGATATCGCAGCAGCGTGCGGCTTCAGCGGGCTTGTGCAGTTTGTCCGTACATTTACGAGCTTCGAAGGCATCTCGCCGCTTGCCTGGCGCAGGACCGTTCCCGTCTCCGCGCCCGCTGACCGCCCGCGCGCGGTGCCGCTCAG
- a CDS encoding zinc-binding alcohol dehydrogenase family protein: MKAIVYDKAGLPATDPASLYEVELPTPVAGENDLLVRVSAIAVNPVDAKLRAAVQPPGPRILGWDAVGIVEATGTAVSGFKAGDVVWFAGDITRQGTYAEYALVDHRIASRAPTSISAAEAAALPLTGITAWELLFDRLRIAENGGRGERLLVIGAAGGVGSILVQLATKLTKLTVIGTASRPETKAWVSELGAHDVIDHTKPLQPQLAELGHASVDHVTSLTHTEQYYAQIVEILKPQGQFALIDDPATLDALPLKRKSISLHWEFMFTRSMYRTSDIGKQHDLLARIASLIDEGVLKTTLGENLGVINAANLRKAHELLDSHRARGKLVLSGF; this comes from the coding sequence ATGAAGGCAATCGTCTACGACAAGGCCGGCCTGCCTGCCACCGATCCCGCCTCGCTGTACGAGGTGGAGTTGCCCACGCCCGTTGCGGGTGAGAACGACCTGCTCGTCCGGGTCTCTGCCATCGCCGTCAACCCGGTGGATGCCAAGCTTCGCGCTGCCGTCCAGCCGCCAGGCCCGCGGATTCTTGGATGGGACGCCGTGGGCATCGTCGAGGCCACAGGCACCGCCGTGAGTGGCTTCAAGGCGGGCGATGTCGTCTGGTTTGCCGGCGACATCACTCGTCAGGGCACGTATGCCGAGTACGCCCTTGTCGATCACCGCATCGCCTCCCGTGCACCGACGAGCATCTCGGCGGCCGAGGCGGCAGCCCTGCCATTGACGGGTATCACCGCGTGGGAGTTGCTCTTCGACCGCCTCCGTATTGCTGAGAACGGGGGCCGTGGAGAGCGCCTGCTCGTCATCGGCGCTGCAGGAGGCGTCGGCTCCATCCTGGTCCAGCTCGCGACGAAGCTCACGAAACTGACGGTCATCGGTACGGCATCCCGTCCCGAGACCAAGGCCTGGGTCAGCGAGCTGGGTGCCCACGACGTCATCGACCACACCAAACCGCTCCAGCCCCAGCTGGCTGAACTCGGCCATGCGTCGGTCGATCACGTCACCAGCCTGACCCACACCGAGCAGTATTACGCCCAGATTGTCGAGATACTCAAGCCTCAGGGCCAGTTCGCACTCATCGATGATCCGGCTACCCTGGATGCCCTCCCGCTAAAGCGAAAGTCGATCTCGCTCCACTGGGAGTTCATGTTTACCCGCTCGATGTACCGGACGAGTGATATCGGCAAGCAGCATGACCTGCTGGCCCGGATCGCCTCCCTGATTGATGAGGGCGTCCTCAAGACCACGCTTGGCGAGAACCTTGGCGTCATCAACGCTGCCAATCTGCGCAAGGCCCACGAGCTGCTGGACAGCCATCGGGCGCGTGGCAAGCTGGTGCTATCGGGGTTCTGA